One stretch of Hevea brasiliensis isolate MT/VB/25A 57/8 chromosome 12, ASM3005281v1, whole genome shotgun sequence DNA includes these proteins:
- the LOC110655854 gene encoding L-ascorbate oxidase homolog yields the protein MRSFKCIAGILFLCIFTTSFKANADDSHHYEWIVSLSDRAPLGVNKQVIVINDQFPGPLLNATTNDVVNINIHNNLSDPFLMTWNGVQLRRNSWQDGVEGTNCPIQPGFNWTYSFQIKDQIGSFFYYPSLLLQKSAGGYGAIRVNNRDVIPIPDIDVLIGDWYNADYQDLRTSLDNGKSLPSPDGILINGLGPNQAVLDFEPGFTYRLRISNVGLKASLNFRIYGHILRLVETEGSYIVEQYLDSLDIHVGQSYSVLVTAKNTSGESYYMVASSRFTDTELFGVGIVRYPDSAGDPDGPLPLGPFFRDYQFSLDQARSMRWDLSAGAARPNPQGSYHYGSINVSRTLVLENGVMFDGNKEVFTINGVSFLQPDTPLKLADYFQISDVFKPGVISDRPNPNNSPVFGTSVIYANDHEFFHIVFQNPSEYLQSWHLDGYNFFVVGMDVGMWDESKNATYNMIDAVSRSTVQVYPFSWTAILVKLDNRGMWNLRSQDAVNSYLGQQLYIRVEGTETDPSKVSARDEAPIPENAILCGRTVYHDYVL from the exons atgaggaGTTTCAAGTGCATAGCAGGAATCCTCTTCCTCTGCATTTTCACAACATCGTTTAAAGCTAACGCTGACGACTCCCATCATTATGAGTGGATTGTCAGTCTTTCTGATCGAGCTCCTCTGGGTGTTAACAAACAG GTGATCGTAATCAACGATCAGTTCCCAGGACCACTCTTGAACGCTACAACCAACGATGTTGTGAATATTAATATCCATAACAACTTGAGTGATCCTTTTCTGATGACATG GAATGGAGTGCAGCTTAGGAGGAATTCGTGGCAAGATGGAGTGGAAGGGACCAACTGCCCCATTCAGCCTGGATTTAATTGGACGTACAGTTTTCAGATTAAGGATCAGATTGGGAGTTTCTTTTACTACCCTTCACTTTTGCTGCAGAAATCTGCTGGTGGATATGGTGCTATTCGCGTGAACAATCGTGATGTTATTCCCATTCCAGATATTGATGTGCTCATTGGAGATTGGTATAATGCAGATTACCAG GACTTGAGGACTTCCCTTGATAACGGGAAATCTTTGCCCTCGCCTGATGGAATTCTCATCAATGGACTTGGACCTAATCAAGCAGTTTTGGATTTTGAACCAG GGTTTACCTACAGGCTAAGAATTTCAAATGTAGGCTTGAAAGCATCCTTGAATTTCAGAATTTATGGTCATATTCTGCGTTTGGTGGAGACAGAAGGGTCCTACATTGTTGAACAATACTTGGATAGTTTAGACATCCATGTTGGCCAATCTTACTCAGTCCTAGTCACGGCAAAGAACACCAGTGGGGAGTCTTATTACATGGTTGCTAGTTCTCGCTTCACCGATACTGAACTTTTTGGTGTCGGTATCGTTCGCTATCCAGATTCTGCAGGGGATCCTGATGGTCCCCTTCCCTTGGGACCATTCTTCAGGGATTATCAGTTCTCCCTTGATCAAGCTCGCTCGATGAG atgGGACTTGTCAGCAGGAGCTGCTAGGCCAAATCCCCAAGGTTCCTATCACTACGGAAGCATCAATGTGTCACGTACACTGGTCCTTGAGAATGGTGTGATGTTTGATGGAAACAAAGAGGTGTTCACGATCAATGGGGTGTCGTTTCTGCAGCCAGACACGCCACTAAAGCTGGCAGACTACTTCCAAATCAGCGATGTGTTCAAGCCTGGAGTCATTTCTGACagaccaaatccaaacaattcccCGGTATTTGGGACATCAGTTATTTATGCTAATGACCACGAGTTTTTCCATATTGTATTCCAAAATCCTTCTGAGTATTTGCAGTCATGGCATCTTGATGGCTATAACTTTTTTGTAGTTGG CATGGATGTTGGTATGTGGGATGAGAGCAAAAAtgcaacatataatatgattgatGCTGTTTCTCGTTCCACTGTTCAG GTTTATCCATTCTCGTGGACAGCAATATTGGTGAAGTTGGATAACAGAGGAATGTGGAATCTGAGATCACAGGATGCAGTGAACTCCTATCTCGGACAACAGCTCTACATAAGAGTCGAAGGTACAGAGACGGACCCATCAAAAGTTTCTGCAAGAGATGAAGCTCCAATTCCTGAAAATGCAATTTTATGTGGAAGGACTGTTTACCATGATTATGTtctttag
- the LOC110655883 gene encoding protein PSK SIMULATOR 2, protein MGGVCSGGTKAKQAKVAEKNYEFSGKPSSIKSFTKHKENSRSFTNNVDDNFGKTTTPQRYKSGELFLSFSRELKPSTPARGGAAKDGQRSSFIGKAGAVSLKKAVEVLDTLGSSMSNLNARSSFVSGMASRGNRISILAFEVANTIAKGANLFQSLSEENVQFLKKEILHSKGVQQLVSTDVKELLILAAADKREEFDVFAREVIRFGDLCKDPQWHGLGRYFTKLDSEYSADRQPRAAAETTIQELTTLAQHTSELYHELHALDRFEQDYQQRLDEVESLHLPKKGESLTILQSELKQQRKLVRSLKKKSLWSKNLEEIVEKLVDIATYLHQAILEAFGNNGVRLASEEPGKNPQTLGASGLALHYANVINQIDNIASRPTSLPPNTRDNLYHGLPTSVKTALRSRLQMVDTKEELTVAQVKAEMEKTLQWLVPIATNTNKAHQGFGWVGEWANTGNEFDKNSTTQNNLIRLQTLYHAHKQTTDTYILELVTLLHQLINLVRNRDHGFKAMPVRSPTRKGLVFQTKMQQLLSLNYSTTTNSVQLSKEDRDLLDKVCRRRLVPGISKSQEFCTAKKRGKVWGSSRSAGSSPVREIDTRQKLQHPNKLYVMDGLHSTPCINYRH, encoded by the exons ATGGGAGGGGTTTGTTCTGGAGGGACAAAAGCAAAGCAAGCTAAAGTTGCAGAGAAAAATTATGAGTTTTCTGGGAAGCCAAGCTCAATCAAGAGCTTTACCAAGCATAAAGAGAATTCTCGTTCCTTTACTAATAACGTCGATGATAATTTTGGCAAGACTACCACACCGCAGAGGTATAAATCCGGTGAGCTGTTCTTGTCTTTCTCAAGAGAACTTAAGCCGTCAACGCCTGCTAGGGGTGGAGCTGCCAAG GATGGCCAGAGGAGTTCATTTATTGGAAAAGCTGGGGCTGTGAGCCTGAAAAAAGCAGTTGAAGTTTTAGACACTCTTGGCAGTAGCATGTCAAATCTGAATGCCAGGAGTAGCTTTGTCTCTGGCATGGCTTCTAGAGGGAACAGAATATCTATATTGGCATTTGAAGTAGCTAACACAATAGCCAAAGGTGCAAACTTATTTCAATCACTTTCAGAAGAAAATGTTCAATTCCTGAAAAAGGAGATATTACATTCAAAAGGAGTACAACAACTTGTTTCGACTGATGTGAAAGAGTTGCTAATTCTTGCTGCTGCTGATAAAAG AGAGGAATTTGATGTATTTGCACGTGAAGTAATTCGGTTTGGAGATCTATGTAAAGACCCACAATGGCATGGCCTGGGTCGATATTTTACAAA ATTAGATTCAGAGTATTCCGCTGATAGACAACCTAGAGCAGCGGCAGAAACCACAATTCAGGAGTTGACTACTCTGGCTCAACATACCTCT GAATTATATCATGAATTGCATGCTCTGGACAGATTTGAACAGGATTACCAGCAGAGGCTTGACGAAGTGGAGTCCTTACATCTCCCCAAAAAAG GAGAGAGTCTCACAATTTTACAAAGTGAGCTAAAACAACAAAGAAAGCTTGTAAGGAGCTTGAAAAAGAAATCACTATGGTCAAAAAATTTGGAGGAG ATTGTGGAGAAGCTTGTTGATATAGCTACCTACTTACACCAAGCTATCTTAGAAGCATTTGGAAACAATG GTGTCAGATTGGCTAGTGAGGAGCCTGGCAAGAATCCTCAAACGCTAGGTGCATCTGGTCTCGCACTGCACTATGCTAATGTCATCAACCAGATTGACAACATT GCATCTCGCCCCACCTCCCTTCCTCCTAATACAAGGGATAATTTATATCATGGGTTGCCTACCAGTGTTAAGACAGCTCTACGTTCCCGACTACAGATGGTTGACACTAAGGAAGAG CTCACAGTAGCTCAGGTGAAAGCTGAAATGGAAAAGACTCTGCAGTGGCTTGTACCCATCGCCACCAACACCAACAA AGCACACCAAGGTTTTGGGTGGGTTGGAGAATGGGCAAATACTGG AAATGAATTTGACAAGAATTCAACAACACAGAACAACCTGATCCGCCTACAGACACTTTACCATGCTCACAAGCAGACGACTGACACATACATTCTTGAATTGGTGACACTGCTTCATCAGTTGATAAACTTAGTAAGAAATAGAGATCATGGTTTCAAAGCTATGCCAGTTCGATCTCCTACTCGGAAGGGACTGGTTTTCCAAACCAAGATGCAACAACTTTTATCCCTCAACTACAGTACTACAACCAACAGCGTTCAACTTTCTAAAGAAGACAGAGATTTATTAGACAAGGTGTGCAGGAGGAGATTGGTTCCAGGAATAAGCAAGAGTCAAGAATTTTGCACAGCCAAGAAAAGAGGTAAAGTCTGGGGATCCAGCAGGAGCGCTGGAAGTTCTCCAGTTAGGGAGATTGATACAAGACAAAAATTACAACACCCAAATAAATTGTACGTTATGGATGGCTTACACTCAACACCATGTATTAATTATAGGCATTGA
- the LOC110655884 gene encoding chaperone protein dnaJ 11, chloroplastic, which yields MNFDLNMASASSLAPLSSSSPHFIGSRLPIDGSRSQAPRVSFRPLRVSAACSTTAERTTTHSHIASPGSLYEVLGIQTGSTCLEIKAAYRRLARVLHPDVAANGQKEETTFEFIKIHEAYETLSDPEKRADYDRSLFWCGRQMSSPFVMSAAATKMGSYSASGFSGYTSRKWETDQCW from the coding sequence atgaattttgatttgaataTGGCCTCCGCGTCTTCTCTTGCCCCTCTCAGCTCCTCCTCTCCTCATTTCATTGGCTCACGATTGCCCATCGACGGTTCCCGTTCACAAGCCCCTCGCGTCAGCTTCCGTCCACTCCGTGTCTCCGCCGCTTGCTCCACCACTGCCGAGAGAACAACAACACATTCCCACATTGCATCGCCAGGATCGCTATACGAAGTCCTTGGGATTCAGACGGGCTCGACGTGTCTAGAGATCAAGGCTGCTTATCGGAGACTGGCAAGAGTTTTGCATCCTGATGTTGCAGCTAACGGTCAAAAGGAGGAGACGACGTTCGAATTCATAAAAATACACGAAGCTTATGAAACTCTATCCGATCCCGAGAAACGGGCTGATTATGATCGTTCACTATTCTGGTGTGGCCGGCAGATGAGTTCTCCGTTTGTGATGTCGGCGGCTGCAACCAAAATGGGAAGTTATTCAGCTTCTGGCTTTTCCGGGTATACAAGTCGTAAATGGGAAACCGATCAGTGTTGGTAA